A segment of the Sphingobacterium oryzagri genome:
GCCGCCCAACAGTCGTATTCCGTCGATCGCAGATGATGGTTCGCTCTTTGTCAACTATGCGCAGCCGAATAGTAGCCAATTGGACGACAATCTGCAGCTGAATGCTTCCTGCAGTTTCCTACTGGCAGCGGGAAAACGTGTTCGTTTTAAAACCGGCGTTGCTGTACAAAATATGCTCGATGACACTTCTGTTATTAACAGGACTTATCGTATAAATAGAATTAACCAAACGATTGAAGAGATCGATAACTACAATCTTGCACGCACCACTAACGTTTTTATCCGCGCTTATTTTTAGTGGACATTCTGCTGAAAATTAATTAGCTTAGATTTAATATACGCGTTGTTTATATGTCACGTAGCATACAGCTATTTACCGTACAGATTTTTTAGTATGAAAATCATCATCCTTGTATTAGGTGCACCCAATGATGCGGCTGGTAACTTATCGACTATCGCTCAGGATCGGCTTACTTGCGCTTATCATATATATCGAGCAAATGACGTTGCTGGTATTATTTGTACAGGTGGTTTTGGTCCTCATTTTAACACAACGGATAAACCACATAGCTATTACGCGCGACAGTTTCTGTTGCATAAAGGTGTTGCTCACGCCAGTTTGCTGGAAAGCCCGCTATCCGCGAATACCGTGGCGGATTTTTACCTCGCAAAAGCCATCATTCAGGAGCAGCGGGCAGATTTGTTAATCGTGGTCACTTCTGATTTTCATATGAAACGTGCGAAATTTATTTGTCAACAGCTTATCAAGTATCCAAAGGCGCTCTTTGTAGAGGCAATGTCTTCGATGGCAAAAGCCGATTTAGACATACTGGAAAAGCATGAAATAGCTGCGCTGCAAGATCTCGAGAAAAATGGAATCAGACCGCCTTTTTAGCTGTAAATATTGGGGTTAACGAACGCGAAAATAAAAACGTTGATCGCTAGCTGGAACAGCGAAGATTTTCCATAGCGTTTATTTGATACCAATTGCAAGCAATCTGATCATCTTGAAAACCTTCGATATAAGTAAACCCGATCTTTTTCAGCACATTATTCGATCCTTCATTTTCGCAAGCTGCGATGGCATAAATTACCGGTAGTTCTAGTTTGTCAAATCCGTAGCGAAGGGTGGCTTGTGCAGCTTCTGTAGCAAAACCTTTTCCCCAATAGCGTTGTATCAGCCGGTAGCCCAGATCGTAATAATGGTTGTGGCCGTTAGTTTCATCGATAATGTATTTGAGTCCGCACCAACCGATAAAATCATTGGTTTGCTTATCAACCACCGCCCAACGTCCGATACCAAAATCCTGGTATTGCTGCCGTATAAATGCAATGATATCGATAATGCTATTTTTGTCTTTTACCGGATTGTTCCCGAGGTAGCGATGTACCTCCGGGTTTGAATCGAGTTCAAACATGCCCTCAATATCGGTGGGTAATATTTCTCGTAAAATTAGACGTTCTGTTTCTGCGTAAATTATCATGCTGCTATTTTACCGAAAGAAAACTGAATATTGACAAAAAAGAACATTAATATGCATTAAAAGATGTATTAAATCATGCTATTTAATGAATTGTTCTTTATCAAGTTACAATTTACTCCTGATTTTTTAGTATAGACAAGGTACATGTTGTATGGGTTTTATAATGGCATGATCAATACCTTATTCCGCTATGTCACTATAAAAGTTGCCTCACATTAGTCAAAGATTTACAGGTAATATTGCAGAAACGGTATATCCTCGATGTAAGAAATTTTATAACGAGTTGGAAAGCGTACATATCAAAAGCTTTATTTTGCATACTCTGCATGGTAGGTAAGGGTATTGCGAATCCGCCAATTTTTTTGCTAGGTACTGCGAGACTATGTTTATGTAGTACTTGCCGTTGTTTTGATAAATTAGTTGATTTTTTTCTTGGTTTTTAGAAAATTAATAGTTTAATTTAGTTAATTATTGATCATCTAAAATGAAAGAAAAATGAAAAGAAAAATCACATTTCTGTTTACACTATTGATTTTGTCGATTGGAGTTAAAGCTCAAGGAACATTTGATGACGGTTTTTTTAGTATGCTTGTCGAAGCTAAGCAAGTTATTATCGGGATTGCAACATCTGCGCCAGACTGGGCTTTTGTCGATCCATCGGGATCAACGAGTTATTTCAGTGCAGCGGGAGGTACGATCGCTATATTTACCGTAGTTGATGCACAGACTGGACAACAACTAACCGCTTATGTACAACAGCGTTTAGCTGAAAACGGTTATTATGATTTTTATGCCAGTAGGGCCAATATGGGCCCTTATCAGGCCGGCCAACTGGAAGGTTTGCAACAAGCGATGGCTGCTTTAGCTTTCGGAGAATACAACGGTGAAATTAATACGGCAAGAGCTGCTTCAGTTGGGGGCGTATTGTAGCTATTGGAAAACACTACAAAAGCTCGGTGAATCATGTTCGTCGAGCTTTTACTATCCGTTACCGTTAATTGACATGTATTTTTTTAAAAAAGTAACCGATCTTGACTAACAATAATACATCGCGTTGCTTAGCAAGTATTTAACTTGATGTTGCTCTTGGTCTAGTCGAAGATGGGTGAGCTGGAGATGTCTCATCTGTTAAAGTATTTGTCATGTCTAACAGTCAGGGAAACTTTTGGTCTCGGTATTATCATCTCTCAAGTAAGTCAAATTTGACAAACTACCGCTTTCTGTACGTTATGTTCTGCTGAACAATTTCATATTGGTAATTATCCGTTCGTGACAAAGTGAGCTCATTGCCTGATATGCGATACGCTAATGGATAGAGTTCCTCTTGATCACGATAAATTACCGTGATAAAAAGTGAATCTTTTGTCTGCGTAAATGTCGCCGGAGCCATATCCAATGTTAAAACCTTCCCATCTCGCGTAAATTCGAAGTATTCATTACTGTTTTCCACGGTGTCTTTGTCAATTCTTACGGAGCCATCTTCTAAGTCTGTTTCGATAAATTCGGAAGAATAAGTGTACCAGCGTCCATACAGCAACTCTTGTTGATCCTCGTCTTTTTTACAAGAAGCCAATAGAAGGCTGCAGGTAAATAATAGTAGCATTTTTTTCATAACATATGGACAAACAATAATTATACCTATTCATAGGTAATTGCTTAACAGCGAGATTATCACAAGGGAAAATCCGCTAACGACGGCCGGAGAACTAAAGAAAAGTTGTTTATATTTTTTTCTTAAAAAATGAAGAGTGGTAAAGCAGTAATATACGTCTATTAGTTTTCTTTATAGCTTAACTCAGCTACACTTGATGTCCCAACGTATCTTTAATTTTAGCATATTTCTATCCGTCTTCGTTGATGATGTCGTGTCAGGTTGATTTGGATTAAATCGGACCTAGATTCTTGCGTGTGGTTTGGTTTACATTTTTCCGGGTGTTGGATGTGTTATTTGTAGAAGTTCACAATTACATTTATGTCATCGAGGGCTTACTACAAATTTCGTCTGGATCATTCTATTAATTTTTATTTAAAAAATAAAACAGTGAACGGTATTTTGTTGTTTACCTTACAATCATTTGGTGTATCGCATACGACCAAACCGATATTATACTTTATTGTTTAAGATTAATTCATTCACCGATTGTTTGTTAATAAGCGATTAATTTTTGTACATGCCTGATTGTTTGCAAGTTGTAGGGAGATATTTTTGTTCAATTTTCTTGTTTCTGTTTTTATATTGCCCGTTTGCCGGTGCGCAGGACTCGTTGACCGTTAAACTGGGGGGAGCCGTGAGGTTTAATTATCTGAACTCCTCCTGGGATCAGGAACAACGAAAACAGGGCGGCAACATTGCTTACGATGTTTTCCGGCTGAACGTGCAGGCCGCATACAAAAATGTTTTATTAGATGCAGAATACCGCTTGTATTCCGCATCTTTTGGTGGCGGCTTTTTAAAACATGCCTGGATGGGGTATGAATTTCGGGAGGGTGAGCAAATACAGGTAGGTTTAGCAGCAGTGCCGTTCGCGCTGCAACCTATGACCGGAAATTCCTGGTTTTTTAATATTGGCTACTATGTTGGTTTGGAAGATAACTACGATATGGGCATTCGCTATCTTCGTCGCAAAAGAAAGTGGGATTACGATCTGGCTTTTTTTAAAAATGCAGAAACGCTAGACGTAGGTGGCGCAACCGAACTATCGCATAGTCGGTATGCCTACGACATTGTGGGAAGAAACAAAAAAATCAATCAGGTTAATGGTAATGTCGTTTATAAGACTTTGGACGCTGTTAAACAGCGAATAGGGCTATCTGCGCAATTCGGCGGTTTATACAATATTGACACCGATCAGGTGGGCAATCATTATGCAGGCGCGCTGGCTTATCAGGCTGATTATAGCGGATGGAACTTGAAAGCGAGTTTTATCCACGCTATTCACAACCCGAAAAATGCGCCAGGCGAATCCAACGATATTGTCGAAGTGGCTGCATATGGAGCAGCGTATGAGGTAGCTACCAATTTCAATATATATACGATTGGACTGGCCAAGGATGTCGACTTTGATCTAGGTATCTTTAAGGGATTTACAGTTTATCATGATGTGGGTTATATGCAGAAGCATCGTCGGGATTTTCTGAATTCGTCCATGCATGTCACCGGAATACGAACGGCGATCGGTCCGGTAATGGCTTACATCGATTACGCGCGTGGCCTGAATCACTCGTGGTTTGGTGGAAACTTCGTCGACGATTTTAGCCGGGGCACAGCAAATGCGAAGACGGAAAGTCGATTCAATATTAACTTAGGGTATTATTTCTAGTTTTCTTGGAGGTTTTGTCTTTTAAAAGCGGGGAAGCCGATTTGGCGTCTCGGTATTAGGAATGTTTATTTCGTTGACAAATAGGGGATATCCAGCGGCCATATTAGACAATCCACCGTATAAGCCAGTAGTCTTGCTGAAAACTACGCTGTCAGAAATGTTATATATTTTTTCGGATATATTCATTTGTATCTATACAAATTAACAATAATAGTTAACTATTCTAAAATCTCACGAGGAGATAATCGTAACCACAATGTTCAGATTTTAGAATGTTTACATAACTATTTGATAGCTATGTTTTTAATGCGTTTGGCGAGACCCTAAATAGACACCTTGCCGGGTTTCGCTAGGGTCTCGCTGCAATTAGGAAATAAAGAGTATTTAGGAAGTTTTATAAAAGCAAAAACCCTATAAATAGTGCTATTT
Coding sequences within it:
- a CDS encoding YdcF family protein — its product is MKIIILVLGAPNDAAGNLSTIAQDRLTCAYHIYRANDVAGIICTGGFGPHFNTTDKPHSYYARQFLLHKGVAHASLLESPLSANTVADFYLAKAIIQEQRADLLIVVTSDFHMKRAKFICQQLIKYPKALFVEAMSSMAKADLDILEKHEIAALQDLEKNGIRPPF
- a CDS encoding GNAT family N-acetyltransferase, whose translation is MIIYAETERLILREILPTDIEGMFELDSNPEVHRYLGNNPVKDKNSIIDIIAFIRQQYQDFGIGRWAVVDKQTNDFIGWCGLKYIIDETNGHNHYYDLGYRLIQRYWGKGFATEAAQATLRYGFDKLELPVIYAIAACENEGSNNVLKKIGFTYIEGFQDDQIACNWYQINAMENLRCSS